The genomic interval GACATGAAGGACGAATGGCCCGACCTTGTCGATCTCGCACTGAAACTCAAGGCAGAACGCGGACATCACGGGGATCCCCTCAAGGGAAAATCGCTTGGAATGATCTTTGAGAAGCCTAGCACCAGAACTAGGATCTCGTTCGATGTCGCCATCACTGAGCTGGGAGGACACGCAGTCTATCTCGACGAGTCCAAGATGCAGATCGGTGTCCACAGCGAGACCATGGAGGACACGGCCCGTGTAATGAGCCGCTTCGTCCACGGAATAATGTACCGCGCAAACGACTACAAGATGATGGACAAGCTCGGAGATTGGTCATCTGTACCCGTAATCAGCGGTCTCGACAATCTCGAGCATCCCTGTCAGGCACTTGCCGACATGGTCACAATCAAGGAGAAGCTCGGAGGATTCAGGGGAAAGAAGCTCGTCTACCTCGGAGATGGAAACAATGTCTGCAACTCTCTGCTCTACGCCTGCGCCATCATGGGGATCGACATGGTAGCATGCTGTCCTGCGATCAGGATGCCCAACGCTGAGATCATGTGGAACGCTACCAAGATAGCAGAGGCAAACGGAAGCAAGATCATCGCATCGCACGAGCCCGAAGAGGCATGTAAGGATGCGGACGTTCTCTACACAGACACATGGATCTCCATGGGAGACACCACTTCTGAGGAAGAGGCCATCAGGATTTTCAAGCCTTACCAGATTAATGACGACCTCATCGCATTGGCCAAACCGTCATGCATTGTCATGCACTGTCTTCCCGCACACCGCGGACAGGAGATCACCAACGAAGTCATGGAAGGCCCTCACAGCGTGGTGTTCGACCAGGCAGAGAACAGGCTCCATGCCCAGAAGGCAGTTCTGTACGCTCTAATGAAAGAGTGAAAACACTTACAACAATTGCGAGGAGACAATATCCTCGGCTATGCCGAGGAACTCCTCTTTCTTCTCTGCAGGGATCGTCGCACCCGCGGCTACGCTATGTCCGCCGCCGTATCCGCCTACAAGTTCCGCTGCGGTCTTCATGACCACCGACAGGTCCAGTCCCCTGTCCACCAGGCTCCTGTCCGCACGGGCCGACACCTTCACCCCGTCATCGGTATCCACGAATGCAATGATGGGTATCCCCCTCCTGCATTCCGGCGAATTCAGCAGCATACCTGCGACAATCCCGACCACGGTGTCGCGGATGTTGCTCCCTGCATCGAAATACTGGATGTACTTCCTCTCTCTGAGAAGGTGATTGTCCTTGACATATGAGAGCGCAGAAGATATGTGGCGCCTGTGGTCTGAACGGTTCTTCTCGGCGTCTTTGAGCGCTTCAGGTTCTCCGAAGCATATCCTCATGCCAGTTTCGGCATCGTCATATCTTCCGCATGAGTTCAGCACTGTAGCATATTCCTTGGCATCCCCGAGGCCCGTCCCTCTGTCGAACTTGGGCAGGGTGTACATCTCGCCATATGCTCTTTTCTGTTCCTCAACCGGAAGCAGCTCCAAGACTTGGTCGATGACGCGCTCCTTCTCTTCACGACTGAGGTCGTTCCACACTCTCATCCTGCCGTCTTGTTTCAAGGGGATGTTGAGGAATTCTAACATGTCCATGCACCCCGGTGCATTGTCAGTAAGTCCTTGCAAACGGGGCTCGTTGCAGTATTGGAAGAATTGGACCAGAGGGCGCGTTTCTCTGCCGAACATGCGCAGATCGTCTTCTACTATGACATCGCCTGCAGATACGGCATCGTTTAGGATGTCGCGGTTGATGCTGACAAGTTTCGAGTAGTTCGTATCCTGGAAATCGCCCACGGCACCGACGACTGCAAGATAGGCCAGGTCTATGTTGTTAGCGTCCACCGCTTTGGACAGCAGGTAGGTCATTCCAGCTCCGCATACCTCGTAGGAGCCGTCATGTCCGTAAACATGCGGGTTAAGATGATCGATATCCACGAAGCTGTCCAGGACAGTCTGTTTCTTCCTCCATTTTGGATCGGGGACGTGGTGGTCCGTGATAATCAGATTGGATCTTGAGAACTCGGAAAGATACCCGCTGCCGAGATCGCATATCCAAACGTAATCCTCTGGTGCGGTATTGATCATTTCGATGCTCTCGGCAGTGATCTTGGGGATGAAGACGGTACGGTGATCGATCCCGAGGCGGTCAACGGTCATCGTCGCGATGGCACCGGCACTGATGCCATCTGCATCTATGTGGGAGACGATGAGTACGCTTTTGGCCTTTCTGAGCCCCGCTGCAGCGGTCGCTAGATCCTTCTGCAAACGGCCTAGGTCACCATCTGTAGCCTGCATGTTCCGTCACCAGCTTGCCGTATATCACTCCGGCTATGTATTCTAGATTGATTGTATCGGCACGGTTGTACTCCTGTAGGATGTTCAACGCATCCTCGTCTCCATGCCTTTTCCACTGATGCCACAGGTGAACCGCCATCGCACCGTCAACATCGATAATATCCTCTGACCTATGGATGCCCAGCTCTATCTCTAGCGGTTTAAGCCCGCCTTTGAAACCCACCTTCCTTGATGCGAAGCGAAGGTCATACTGAGGGATATCAAAATCCACTTCCGGGAAACTGTTTCTCAGTACAGGCACATCGAAGCAGCTTCCGTTGAACGTCACAAGCAGTTTGCTGCCGTCCAGGGCATCGGACAAAGATTCTGAATCGAGATCGAACCCTTCAGTAAGCGTGTACGTCTTATTCTTCCTATGTACAGTTACGACCGTAACCAGAGCGTCTCTGCTGAGGCCGTCGGTCTCGATATCGAGGTATGCCGCATCATCCTTGAAACGATCGTACATTCTCCAGTGTTCGGATTTGGGGATCAGTTCGGACAGCCCGTATGCATCCTCGTCCTTGAGCATCTCAGATGCCTGCATGATGATCGGGTCCGACTTCTCTTTGAGTGATGGTTTCACGCAACCGATGCTGTCCGCTAAAAGGAAATCATCCCAATTCAGGATGCCTGATTCCCACAGATTTTTCTCCTTCTTCGCACCGAATGAAGGCAGCATCTGGAAAGTATGTTCGATCATCATCCGACCTTATGAAAAACCAATTTTATATGGCTAACGGATTGGGGAAAACCATGAGAGAGAAGAGGATTCTGCCGGGTGTTAGGATTACCAGCGACCGGTGTCTCGTTCTCGATGATGGGCCCACCGTGGTCCTTGGAGATCTCCATTTAGGCTACGAACGTGCTCTGGAGCAGGAAGGTATGTACCTGCCCAGGATCAATACAGATTCCATACGCGAGTCGCTCAACACCATACTCTCCCGCTATGAACCCACAAGAGTCGTCCTATTAGGAGACATAAAGCACGATTTCAAACATGCGGGATTCGAGGAGAAGAGGGAGGTCAGGAAGGTGTTCTCACTCCTGGCAGAAGCGGCACAGGTCGTGGCTGTCAAAGGTAACCACGACAACTATCTGCAGAACATCGTCTCCGATCTAGGCTTCTTGGTCGTCGACCACATAGACATCATGGGCTTTAGATTGGAGCATGGCCACATAGATTCAGGCAAAAGACCGGTCATCATAGGTCATGAGCACCCTTCTGTAAGGATCCCGGGAGCAGTTGGCGGAGGTCTTAAGATACAATGTTTTGTCCACGCAGAGAAGGATGGAGTGATAGTACTTCCACCGTTCTCGCCTTTTGCATCTGGAAACGATCTAGTTCCCGACAAGGATTGTGTGATGGCTGATGCTCTGAAGAAATCCGATTATGCGAACGCACACATATACGGTGTAACCGACATGGGTTTGATGGACCTAGGAGTGCTTTCGGACATCTCCGACGTAACAATCTAAACGAGTTGGCGGATACATACAACTCGAAGTGCAGCCATTATTAAAGGCGTCACCTATTTTTGGATATAATCTCGGTGCATTCTTTCCCCTTTTTGTTATATATGATGAAGGTAATCGGAGGCTCAGGAGTTTTCATTATGGCAATGACACCTAGAGAGAGAGTACTTGCTGCACTGAAACAGGAGTCCCTTGACAGACCCCCAGTCGCAGTATTCACACAGTCAGCAACACTTGCACAGATGGATGCCGTCGGAGCAGCCTGGCCTGACGCCCACAAGGACGCAGACCTCATGGCAAAGCTCGCAGCAGCACAGGCAGACTACAACGGTGCAGAGGCAGTCAGGGCAGCATTCTGTCTGACAGCCGAGACCGAGGCTCTTGGAGCAAAGGTTGCAGTCGACAAGAAGGACGCAGCACCCATGATCAAGGAGCACCCCCTGCACTTTGATGCAATGATGGGCGAGTACGACGACCCCAGCCAGCTCATATCCCCTGAGGAGATGATCAACACTGGAAGGCCCAAAGTCGTTATTGAAGCCGTCAAGAAGCTGAAGGCATCCCACGGAGACAACTACGCAGTTGTCGCAGGAAACACCGGAGTCATCACACTCACCGGAAACCTGGTCAACACAGAGAACATCATCTTCGGAATCCTTATGGCACCCGATGAGGTTCAGAAGTGGCTCAACTTCATGACCCCCTACGTAAGAACCTACACAGAGGCACTTTGGGCAGCTGGAGCAGACTGTGTACAGTGTTCCGAGCCTACCGGATCCACCGACATGCTCGCACCCGACATGTTCAACGACTACGTCGGACAGCACATCAGCCCCGCACTCAAGCCTGGACAGGACAAATACTCCATCCTCCACATCTGCGGTAACACCGAGCCCATCCTCGAGATGATGGTCGGCACCGGCGTCACTGGAATCTCCATCGAGGAGAAGGTCGAGCCCGAAGTCGCATGCGGAAAGGTCGGCGGAAAGACCTGTATGGTCGGAAACGTCGGATCAGTTATGCCTCTGTTCCAGGGAACACCCGAGCAGGTTAAGGAGGCAGCACTCCGCTCCGCAAAGGCAGGATTCAACATCATCTCTTCTGGATGCGGTATCGCACCTGCAACCCCCAACGATAACTTCAACGCAATGGTTCAGGCTATCAAGGGAATGTCCAACTGAGTTTAATCAGGACAATCATCTTACCCCCCTTAACCGGGGGGATCCTCTTTTTAAAGCAATTCGTTTATAGCTGGGTGCTCATGTTGCATCCATGTCTGATATTTTAGCCCAGAACAGGGAATATGCTAAAGTCATGAAGGAGGTCATGAAGCTCAGATATGAGCCCGTGGCCATAAGATTGATCAGGGAGGATGAGGACTTCCCAGAAGGTTACGAGGAACCTGCGGAGCAGCAGAGTCATTGTCAATCCATTTTCAGGGCTAAGAACGGGCAATCGTTCAAGATGCCCTTGGCCTGTCACAACTGTATGGTAGGCGCTTCCGCATTGAATCTGGTAGATACTTCAGAGAAGATCGCATCAGGGGAATTCCACGCAGGTATCGGTATGCACGACAGTGCAGCTGCAGCTTCAAAGATGATAGCAGATCGTAAAATCGTGCCTTTCAGATCGAAAGGTGATGTCGTATGTCCTTTAAAGGATGCAAATTTCGTTCCCGACATAGTTGCTATAGACGACATACCTGAGAGGATATATTGGATCGTCCCTCTCACTACAGCAGAGAAAGGAGGACGTGTGGAGTTCAGCACATCGCCTTTCCAGTGCGCATGCGAGGATCTCGTTGCAGTGCCTATGTGCACCGGTCAGCCGAACATCTCTCTGGGATGCTTTGGATGCAGGAAGAAGACTGACATGAAGCCCGACGAGATGGCCGCAGGAATCCCATATGCGATGATCCCAAGTTTCGTGGAGCATTTGAAGAAGTATTCCGAAGGCGTTATGACAAAGGCTAAAAGAGAGTGAAACGCGGTTGGGTTGGAGGAGTCCTCCACACCCTTACCGCTACTATTTAAAGAAAAAACGCCAAACGAAGATTATTCATCCATCCATGAAAATATTTAAATAAAACCCATTGAACGGCACTCTGAAATCATAGCAGAATTATGATTTTTTAGTCGATAAGTAACAACTTTTTAGCGCTTTCACCGACAGGAAAACGTATCCG from Thermoplasmata archaeon carries:
- the argF gene encoding ornithine carbamoyltransferase: DMKDEWPDLVDLALKLKAERGHHGDPLKGKSLGMIFEKPSTRTRISFDVAITELGGHAVYLDESKMQIGVHSETMEDTARVMSRFVHGIMYRANDYKMMDKLGDWSSVPVISGLDNLEHPCQALADMVTIKEKLGGFRGKKLVYLGDGNNVCNSLLYACAIMGIDMVACCPAIRMPNAEIMWNATKIAEANGSKIIASHEPEEACKDADVLYTDTWISMGDTTSEEEAIRIFKPYQINDDLIALAKPSCIVMHCLPAHRGQEITNEVMEGPHSVVFDQAENRLHAQKAVLYALMKE
- a CDS encoding MtaA/CmuA family methyltransferase, translating into MTPRERVLAALKQESLDRPPVAVFTQSATLAQMDAVGAAWPDAHKDADLMAKLAAAQADYNGAEAVRAAFCLTAETEALGAKVAVDKKDAAPMIKEHPLHFDAMMGEYDDPSQLISPEEMINTGRPKVVIEAVKKLKASHGDNYAVVAGNTGVITLTGNLVNTENIIFGILMAPDEVQKWLNFMTPYVRTYTEALWAAGADCVQCSEPTGSTDMLAPDMFNDYVGQHISPALKPGQDKYSILHICGNTEPILEMMVGTGVTGISIEEKVEPEVACGKVGGKTCMVGNVGSVMPLFQGTPEQVKEAALRSAKAGFNIISSGCGIAPATPNDNFNAMVQAIKGMSN
- a CDS encoding metallophosphoesterase yields the protein MKAASGKYVRSSSDLMKNQFYMANGLGKTMREKRILPGVRITSDRCLVLDDGPTVVLGDLHLGYERALEQEGMYLPRINTDSIRESLNTILSRYEPTRVVLLGDIKHDFKHAGFEEKREVRKVFSLLAEAAQVVAVKGNHDNYLQNIVSDLGFLVVDHIDIMGFRLEHGHIDSGKRPVIIGHEHPSVRIPGAVGGGLKIQCFVHAEKDGVIVLPPFSPFASGNDLVPDKDCVMADALKKSDYANAHIYGVTDMGLMDLGVLSDISDVTI
- a CDS encoding exonuclease; amino-acid sequence: MMIEHTFQMLPSFGAKKEKNLWESGILNWDDFLLADSIGCVKPSLKEKSDPIIMQASEMLKDEDAYGLSELIPKSEHWRMYDRFKDDAAYLDIETDGLSRDALVTVVTVHRKNKTYTLTEGFDLDSESLSDALDGSKLLVTFNGSCFDVPVLRNSFPEVDFDIPQYDLRFASRKVGFKGGLKPLEIELGIHRSEDIIDVDGAMAVHLWHQWKRHGDEDALNILQEYNRADTINLEYIAGVIYGKLVTEHAGYRW
- a CDS encoding DHH family phosphoesterase: MQATDGDLGRLQKDLATAAAGLRKAKSVLIVSHIDADGISAGAIATMTVDRLGIDHRTVFIPKITAESIEMINTAPEDYVWICDLGSGYLSEFSRSNLIITDHHVPDPKWRKKQTVLDSFVDIDHLNPHVYGHDGSYEVCGAGMTYLLSKAVDANNIDLAYLAVVGAVGDFQDTNYSKLVSINRDILNDAVSAGDVIVEDDLRMFGRETRPLVQFFQYCNEPRLQGLTDNAPGCMDMLEFLNIPLKQDGRMRVWNDLSREEKERVIDQVLELLPVEEQKRAYGEMYTLPKFDRGTGLGDAKEYATVLNSCGRYDDAETGMRICFGEPEALKDAEKNRSDHRRHISSALSYVKDNHLLRERKYIQYFDAGSNIRDTVVGIVAGMLLNSPECRRGIPIIAFVDTDDGVKVSARADRSLVDRGLDLSVVMKTAAELVGGYGGGHSVAAGATIPAEKKEEFLGIAEDIVSSQLL